A single region of the Streptomyces sp. NBC_00236 genome encodes:
- a CDS encoding GDSL-type esterase/lipase family protein — translation MRSRHRPRLAAFLAALFVLVAGLGLAGAPSATAAATTAAAADPVRIMPLGDSITGSPGCWRSLLWDQLENAGYTDIDFVGTLNAQSCALTHDADNEGHGGFLATTTADQNLLPGWLAATAPDIVVMHFGTNDVWSSIAPDTVLAAYTKLVGQMRAHNPAMKVLVAQIIPVNPSSCAECAARTVAFNQRIPAWAQGITTAQSPVTVVDQWTGFDTATDTYDGVHPNASGDAKMAARWYPALSALLTPGGPVDPEEPGEPGDQGCSAVLRTVSAWQGGYQGEVKVTNTSATKATSAWTVTLGLPAGSRLTQVWNGALTGTTVRDAGWNGTLTAGASTTFGFLASTSEAAGTPPPTASCAAS, via the coding sequence TCGTAGCCGGCTTGGGTCTCGCCGGCGCCCCGTCCGCCACCGCAGCCGCGACCACCGCTGCCGCCGCGGATCCGGTACGGATCATGCCGCTCGGCGACTCCATCACCGGCTCCCCGGGCTGCTGGCGTTCCCTCCTCTGGGACCAGCTGGAGAACGCCGGTTACACCGACATCGACTTCGTCGGCACCCTGAACGCCCAGAGCTGCGCCCTCACGCACGACGCCGACAACGAGGGCCACGGCGGCTTCCTGGCCACCACCACCGCCGACCAGAACCTGCTGCCCGGGTGGCTGGCGGCGACCGCGCCGGACATCGTGGTGATGCACTTCGGGACCAACGACGTCTGGAGCAGCATCGCGCCGGACACCGTTCTCGCCGCGTACACCAAGCTGGTCGGCCAGATGCGGGCCCACAACCCGGCGATGAAGGTGCTGGTCGCCCAGATCATCCCGGTCAATCCGAGCAGTTGCGCCGAGTGCGCCGCCCGTACGGTCGCCTTCAACCAGCGCATCCCGGCCTGGGCCCAGGGCATCACCACCGCGCAGTCGCCGGTCACCGTCGTCGACCAGTGGACGGGCTTCGACACGGCCACCGACACCTACGACGGCGTCCACCCCAACGCCTCCGGGGACGCCAAGATGGCGGCCCGTTGGTATCCGGCCCTGTCGGCCCTGCTCACCCCGGGAGGCCCGGTGGATCCCGAGGAGCCCGGGGAGCCCGGGGACCAGGGGTGTTCGGCGGTCCTCCGGACGGTGTCGGCGTGGCAGGGCGGGTACCAGGGTGAGGTGAAGGTCACCAACACCTCGGCCACGAAGGCGACTTCCGCCTGGACGGTGACCCTCGGGCTCCCGGCGGGCAGCCGGCTCACCCAGGTCTGGAACGGTGCGCTGACCGGGACGACGGTGCGCGACGCCGGGTGGAACGGCACGCTGACGGCGGGGGCGAGCACCACGTTCGGCTTCCTCGCGAGCACGTCGGAGGCGGCGGGCACGCCTCCTCCGACGGCCTCGTGTGCGGCGTCCTGA
- a CDS encoding class I SAM-dependent methyltransferase → MDSIPANRRFWNRISGDYQRKHDPQIGATPRLWGTYAIPDAHLNALGDVTGKRILELGCGAGQWSRALAAEGATAVGIDLSEAQLAAAARAMGAARYPLVQGAAEQLPFADDSFDVVFCDYGGLSWAPPRLAVPQAARVLRRGGRLVFNVASPWFEACYDEAAGHATTTMRQDYFGLDAIAEGQDAVSYQLTYGDWVRVLRGAGLVIDDLIEPRPDPGTANGYNRTDPPDWAHRWPAEMLWVTHKP, encoded by the coding sequence GTGGACAGCATTCCCGCCAACCGGCGGTTCTGGAACCGGATCAGCGGCGACTACCAGCGGAAGCACGACCCGCAGATCGGCGCGACGCCCCGGCTGTGGGGGACGTACGCCATCCCCGACGCGCACCTGAACGCCCTGGGTGACGTCACCGGCAAGCGCATCCTCGAACTCGGCTGCGGCGCCGGCCAGTGGTCCAGGGCGCTCGCCGCTGAGGGCGCCACCGCGGTCGGGATCGACCTGTCCGAAGCCCAGCTCGCCGCGGCGGCTCGCGCGATGGGAGCGGCCCGCTACCCGCTGGTGCAAGGCGCCGCCGAACAGCTCCCGTTCGCCGACGACAGCTTCGACGTGGTGTTCTGCGACTACGGCGGACTCAGCTGGGCGCCCCCGCGCCTGGCCGTCCCACAGGCCGCACGCGTCCTGCGTCGCGGCGGGCGTCTGGTGTTCAACGTCGCCAGCCCATGGTTCGAAGCCTGCTACGACGAAGCCGCCGGCCACGCAACCACGACGATGCGGCAGGACTACTTCGGGCTGGACGCCATCGCCGAGGGTCAGGACGCGGTCAGCTACCAGCTCACCTACGGCGACTGGGTCAGGGTCCTGCGCGGCGCGGGTCTCGTGATCGACGACCTCATCGAGCCGCGGCCCGACCCCGGAACGGCCAACGGCTACAACCGGACCGACCCGCCCGACTGGGCACACCGCTGGCCGGCGGAAATGCTCTGGGTGACCCACAAACCGTAG